In a single window of the Arachis hypogaea cultivar Tifrunner chromosome 6, arahy.Tifrunner.gnm2.J5K5, whole genome shotgun sequence genome:
- the LOC112695895 gene encoding uncharacterized protein has translation MMMGRLATLSEVEPINDQVDHQTSSSSSSSSSSSKKVLHAWRNWSCIKSHFNKKHPDLKLLLSVLACPLFPVPPHPSLPSLNHAQVSSSAEYIIQHFTAATGCRKLEGTVKTVFATGKVAMGVVDEVGATAGVSEKGCFVIWQMIPHKWQIELVVAGHKVVAGSDGTVAWRHTPWLGPHAAKGGVRPLRRAVQGLDPLAVSAVFSGAQYMGEKEIMATDCFVLKLSANQKDLVDRSDNTAEMIKHVTFGYFSQKNGLLVYLEDSFLTRIQSPGTHPTYWETTMSTMIEDYRMVDGVMIAHGGRSTVIITRFGDNLRAGPAVTRMEESWTIDDVAFNVPGLSMDCFLPPKELQKDDDYPQENLDWRSPLNT, from the exons atgatgatgggtCGGCTCGCAACTCTCTCAGAAGTGGAACCAATCAACGACCAAGTTGACCACCaaacctcttcttcttcttcttcttcttcttcttcttctaagaaGGTTCTCCATGCATGGCGAAACTGGAGCTGCATCAAGTCTCACTTCAACAAGAAGCACCCTGATCTGAAGCTTCTCCTCAGTGTGCTGGCTTGTCCTCTCTTCCCTGTCCCTCCCCAcccttctctcccttccctcAACCATGCCCAG GTGTCATCATCAGCTGAGTACATTATCCAACACTTCACGGCAGCAACAGGGTGCCGGAAGTTAGAAGGGACGGTGAAGACTGTGTTTGCAACGGGGAAGGTGGCAATGGGTGTGGTGGATGAGGTTGGAGCCACTGCAGGAGTATCAGAAAAAGGCTGCTTTGTCATCTGGCAAATGATACCTCATAAGTGGCAGATTGAGTTGGTTGTCGCCGGTCACAAGGTTGTTGCCGGCTCCGATGGCACCGTCGCGTGGCGCCATACCCCTTGGCTCGGCCCCCATGCCGCCAAAGGCGGCGTGCGCCCTCTTCGGAGAGCTGTTCAG GGACTAGATCCTTTGGCAGTGTCTGCTGTATTCAGTGGTGCACAGTACATGGGAGAGAAAGAAATCATGGCCACTGATTGTTTCGTTCTAAAGCTGTCAGCAAATCAGAAGGACCTTGTTGATCGCAGTGATAACACGGCAGAGATGATCAAGCATGTCACATTTGGATACTTCAGCCAGAAAAATGGCCTTCTAGTGTACCTTGAAGACTCTTTCCTCACAAGGATTCAGTCACCTGGTACTCACCCTACTTATTGGGAAACAACAATGTCAACAATGATTGAGGATTATAGAATGGTGGACGGCGTCATGATTGCGCATGGCGGCAGGTCCACCGTGATTATCACCAGGTTTGGTGATAATCTGAGGGCAGGACCTGCCGTTACGCGGATGGAAGAGTCTTGGACCATTGATGATGTTGCTTTCAATGTCCCAGGCCTATCCATGGACTGTTTTTTACCACCTAAGGAGCTACAGAAAGATGATGATTATCCACAAGAGAATCTTGATTGGAGATCACCTTTGAATACATGA
- the LOC112695896 gene encoding fatty acyl-CoA reductase 2, chloroplastic gives MGIFSLSSSSTLPHKITRVNQNDNNHLSFTRRTNIVHCQGGGNVKNSSGLSSILQERPTFINTEHTATTIMDPGSFVLSQNAKSHGEIVVKDLVSYGGSASNALIGVEDGIGIVKFLRGKKFFITGATGFLAKVLIEKMLRTEPDVSKMYLLIKAENKQAAIDRLNNEIINTELFGCLRQIHGKTFKTFMMSKLVPVVGNICESNLGLDEDSSAVIADEVDVIVNSAANTTFDERYDTAININTRGPCNLMSIAKKCKRLKLFLQVSTAYVNGQRHGRILEKPFSIGDCIASENSLPKGSSKVLPTLDIESEINLVSNYRGNFEDNILAQKMRELGLERARRHGWQDTYVFTKAMGEMMIDKVREDVPVVIIRPSVIESTFKEPFPGWMEGNRMMDPIVLCYGKGQLTGFLVDPNGVLDVVPADMVVNAMLAAMAMHGSSKKPEINVYQIASSVVNPLVFRELARLLYEHYSSSPCIDSNGRPIQVPMMKLFSSTQEFSDHIWKDAIQKSGLTDITLSKEVSQKLENICRKSVEQAKYLANIYEPYTFYGGRFDNSNTQKLIESMSEEEKRDFGFDAKSIDWGNYITNVHIPGLRRHVMKGRGMGS, from the exons ATGGGAATTTTCTCCCTTAGTTCTTCCTCAACTCTACCCCATAAAATCACCAGAGTGAATCAGAACGATAACAACCACTTGTCCTTTACAAGAAGGACAAACATTGTGCATTGTCAAGGGGGTGGAAATGTGAAAAATTCTTCTGGCCTTTCTTCTATATTACAAGAAAGACCTACATTTATCAACACAGAACACACTGCAACTACTATCATGGATCCGGGAAGCTTCGTCTTGTCGCAAAATGCGAAAAGCCACGGAGAGATTGTAGTGAAGGATTTGGTGAGTTATGGTGGATCAGCATCCAATGCATTAATAGGAGTGGAAGATGGCATAGGAATTGTCAAGTTTCTAAGAGGGAAGAAGTTTTTTATAACTGGTGCAACTGGCTTTCTAGCAAAAG TTCTTATTGAGAAGATGTTAAGGACAGAACCGGATGTCAGCAAGATGTACCTTTTGATTAAGGCAGAGAATAAGCAAGCTGCAATAGATAGATTGAACAATGAA ATCATAAATACAGAACTTTTCGGATGCCTTCGGCAAATCCATGGAAAAACATTCAAAACCTTTATGATGAGCAAGCTAGTTCCGGTTGTAGGAAATATTTGTGAATCCAATCTTGGACTAGATGAGGATTCTTCTGCTGTTATTGCAGATGAGGTGGATGTAATTGTGAATTCAGCAGCTAATACTACATTTGATGAAAG ATATGACACTGCTATCAACATAAACACCAGAGGACCATGCAACCTTATGAGCATTGCCAAAAAATGCAAGAGGCTTAAGCTTTTTCTACAAGTTTCAACAG CTTATGTTAATGGACAAAGACATGGTAGAATATTGGAAAAGCCTTTCAGCATTGGAGATTGCATAGCAAGCGAAAACTCTTTGCCTAAAGGTTCATCAAAAGTCCTTCCCACATTGGATATCGAAAGCGAAATCAATCTGGTTTCGAATTACAGGGGAAACTTTGAGGACAACATCTTAGCTCAAAAGATGAGGGAGTTGGGTCTAGAAAG GGCTAGAAGACATGGATGGCAAGATACTTATGTTTTCACCAAGGCCATGGGAGAAATGATGATAGACAAAGTGAGGGAGGATGTTCCGGTTGTCATAATTCGACCAAGTGTTATAGAAAGCACCTTCAAGGAGCCATTTCCTGGTTGGATGGAAGGAAACAG GATGATGGATCCAATAGTTCTTTGCTATGGTAAAGGGCAGCTAACTGGTTTCTTGGTAGACCCGAATGGAGTGCTCGACGTA GTGCCAGCAGACATGGTAGTTAATGCAATGTTAGCAGCAATGGCAATGCATGGAAGCAGCAAGAAGCCAGAGATCAATGTCTACCAAATTGCTTCATCTGTGGTGAACCCTTTAGTCTTCAGGGAATTGGCAAGATTGCTCTATGAACATTACAGCTCCTCACCATGCATTGACTCAAATGGTAGGCCAATCCAAGTTCCAATGATGAAGCTTTTTAGCTCCACTCAAGAATTCTCTGATCACATTTGGAAAGATGCTATTCAGAAGAGTGGCCTTACTGATATAACACTCTCAAAAGAAGTGTCTCAAAAGCTTGAAAATATATGCAGAAAATCAGTGGAACAAGCAAAGTACTTGGCTAATATCTATGAGCCATATACATTTTATGGTGGAAG GTTTGATAACAGCAATACTCAAAAATTGATTGAGAGCATGTCTGAAGAAGAAAAGAGGGACTTTGGATTTGATGCAAAGAGCATAGATTGGGGAAATTACATAACCAATGTCCACATACCAGGTCTAAGGAGACATGTCATGAAAGGAAGAGGGATGGGTAGTTAG